The Desulfobacteraceae bacterium genome contains the following window.
GATCCGCAAGGAGGCGCAGGACCGCGAAGAGCTCCTGGGCCTGGACTACGCCACCCATCTGTGGATGGAAAAGCGGATCCAAAGCGTCGCCAACGTGGCCCGCGGCGATGTCGCCCAGTTTCTGCAGCTGGCGGCCGCGGTGCCCTTGAGGCCCGAGGTCCAGACCTACCCGCTGGCCGCCGCCAACCAGGCATTGGTGGAGCTTAAGACCCGCAAGATCCGGGGGGCCAAGGTGCTTCTCATGGCGTGACCGCCCCTGCGGCCGGCCATCCCCAGGACCTGGAAAGATCTGACATGCGAAAAAATGTGGTGCTCGTTTTTCTACTGCTGGCGGGCTGCATTGCCCCTCCTGCCGGCATCACCCCCGTGGGCGATTTTCAGATCGACCGCTATCTGGGCAAGTGGTATGAGATCGCGCGGCTGGACCATCCCTTCGAGCGCGGTTTGACACGCGTCAGCGCGACCTACAGCCTGCGCGCCGACGGCGGGGTCGCCGTGGTCAATCAGGGCTACTTGCCGGAGGAGCGGCGCTGGAAGAAGGCGGTCGGCAAGGCTTATTTCGCGCAAACACCGGATCTGGGGCACCTCAAGGTTTCGTTTTTTGGTCCCTTTTACGGCGCCTACGTCGTGTGTGCCCTGGATCACGAGAATTACCGCTACGCGCTGGTCTGCGGACCTAACAGGTCCTACCTGTGGCTGCTGGCCAGGACCCCCCGGCTGGAGCCCGCCACCCAGGCCGCGCTCATCGCCCAGGCGGCGGCCCTGGGGTTTGACACCGACCGGCTGATCTTTGTCGACCACGGGCTTTAACCCCTTGCAAACCCGTCCCGTGGACAAAGAACTGAAATTTCTGTTTCTGGAATCTTTTTTTGGCGGCTCCCACCGGGCGTTTGCAACCGGGCTGGTGGCCCATTCGCAGCACCGCATCGATCTCCTGACGCTGCCCGCGCGCTTCTGGCGCTGGCGCATCCGGGGGGCGGCGCTGTACTTTGCCCGCGCGGTTGCCGACCTTGAAAGCTACGACGGGGTGATCATCGGCGGGATGCTCAGCTTGGCGGATTTCAAGGCCCTGGCCGGGGGCGCATGCCCGCCGACCCTGGCCTATTTACACGAAAACCAGCTCACCTATCCCCTGGGCCCCGGTGGGCATATCGACCATCAGCTCGGCCATACCGACATCACCACGGCCCTGGCGGCCGAGCGGCTGCTCTTCAACTCCCGCACCCACCGGGCGGCCTTTCTGGGCAGTCTGCCGGGGTATTTGGCGCGAATGCCGGAATACCGACCGCACTGGATTTTGGCCGAGCTCGCGGCCAAGGCCGATGTGCTCTATCCCGGCTGTGATTTCCCGGCCGAGGTGGAGCCCCTGGCGGCACCGGACCCCAATGGGCCGCCGCTGGTGGTCTGGAATCACCGCTGGGATTATGACAAAAATCCTGGGCCCCTCTTCGCGGCCCTGGACAGCGCATTGGAAAAGGGTGCCGAGTTCCGGCTGGCGCTTCTGGGTGAAAGCCCCCAGCCGCCGCCCGGCGCCTTTGTGCGCGCCAGGGGGCGCTACGGGGAGCGCATCGTGCATTTCGGGTATGCCGCATCCCGGGCGGAATATTTCGGTTGGTTGAAGCAGGGGGCGATCGTGGTCAGCACCGCACGCCAGGAAAACTTCGGCCTGGCGGTGGTCGAGGCCGTCCGCTGCGGGTGCCTCCCGCTCCTGCCGGCGCGGCTTTCCTACCCCGAGATTATCCCCGACGATCTGCATGACGCCGTTTTTTACCGCAGCGACGCGGAGTTGAACGCCATGCTCCTGCGGTGCCTCACGGACTACCCGCGGCAGCAGGGGCTGCGCAGCCGTCTGGCGGCCGCCATGGGCCGCTTTGCCTGGCCGCAGCTGATCGGCCGCTACGACGCGGAACTCGAACGGCTGGCCGCCCGGCGTCGTGGACGGCGCTGAAGCCTGACGGGCGCGGCC
Protein-coding sequences here:
- a CDS encoding DUF3524 domain-containing protein, which gives rise to MQTRPVDKELKFLFLESFFGGSHRAFATGLVAHSQHRIDLLTLPARFWRWRIRGAALYFARAVADLESYDGVIIGGMLSLADFKALAGGACPPTLAYLHENQLTYPLGPGGHIDHQLGHTDITTALAAERLLFNSRTHRAAFLGSLPGYLARMPEYRPHWILAELAAKADVLYPGCDFPAEVEPLAAPDPNGPPLVVWNHRWDYDKNPGPLFAALDSALEKGAEFRLALLGESPQPPPGAFVRARGRYGERIVHFGYAASRAEYFGWLKQGAIVVSTARQENFGLAVVEAVRCGCLPLLPARLSYPEIIPDDLHDAVFYRSDAELNAMLLRCLTDYPRQQGLRSRLAAAMGRFAWPQLIGRYDAELERLAARRRGRR
- a CDS encoding lipocalin family protein; translated protein: MRKNVVLVFLLLAGCIAPPAGITPVGDFQIDRYLGKWYEIARLDHPFERGLTRVSATYSLRADGGVAVVNQGYLPEERRWKKAVGKAYFAQTPDLGHLKVSFFGPFYGAYVVCALDHENYRYALVCGPNRSYLWLLARTPRLEPATQAALIAQAAALGFDTDRLIFVDHGL